From the genome of Gracilinanus agilis isolate LMUSP501 chromosome 2, AgileGrace, whole genome shotgun sequence, one region includes:
- the LOC123234511 gene encoding lithostathine-1-like produces the protein MAQPCQFEPKEMPSLMMAPIFSWLLFTCLPLSGLTQGQEEVPVPPSARSSCPGDFAYYSFHCYGLLYHRETWNSSESLCQEYPSGHLTSLLNEAEASFVATMIMENGYVQSPVWIGLHDAEKDRRWQWSSKVPYLYQAWQKGSPRATRLNYCVSLTPEAGFQRWKDESCQNKYPYLCKFRA, from the exons ATGGCTCAGCCCTGCCAATTTG agCCAAAGGAGATGCCGTCCCTTATGATGGCCCCCATCTTTTCGTGGCTACTCTTCACCTGCCTGCCACTTTCAGGTCTGACACAAG gCCAGGAGGAAGTCCCTGTTCCCCCCTCTGCTAGGAGCTCCTGCCCTGGGGACTTTGCCTACTATAGCTTCCACTGCTATGGCCTACTTTATCATAGGGAGACCTGGAACAGTTCTGAG TCACTGTGCCAGGAATATCCCTCAGGCCACTTGACATCCCTACTCAATGAGGCTGAGGCCTCTTTTGTGGCTACCATGATCATGGAGAATGGATATGTCCAGAGCCCTGTCTGGATTGGCCTGCACGATGCTGAAAAG GACCGCAGATGGCAATGGAGCAGCAAAGTCCCTTACCTCTACCAAGCCTGGCAGAAGGGCTCCCCTAGGGCAACCAGGCTCAACTACTGTGTGAGCCTGACCCCTGAGGCAg GGTTCCAGCGTTGGAAAGATGAATCTTGTCAGAATAAATATCCCTACCTGTGCAAATTTAGAGCCTAA